A region of the Falco rusticolus isolate bFalRus1 chromosome 6, bFalRus1.pri, whole genome shotgun sequence genome:
CACTGTCAGCATTTTCTGACAttgtaatgaataaaaataaatatatatttaagctTAGTGTATTGTTTCCTGTTCTGAATCAACATTCAGTTCGgtacaaaaatggaaatactaaTTAGAAAAAGCTGTGTAACGAACAAACTTCTCTGGAGATTAAACGCTGCTGATTGAATAATGCATCAAACTGTCACAGCAACAGTTTTTTTGGTGACTCAAGATTTATGAATATTTACCAGAGTTGTCCTGGATGaaagaaattcaaaacattattttccagggaactgctggagtGTTGGGTCTCCTTTATTAGGaacaaatgtttgctttgttaGCAAAGCACTTGTTGAGCAAGGGGAAACCGATGGGACTATTTTGCTTTACATGTGCAGAAGAGCATCAGCGCTGGTGGTATGGATATGCAACAGACACCACTTGAATAATCTTCTATTGAGGAGCAATGCAAGGCCATCAAGCCACGCTTCTGTATGTTTAAACCTCATCTAGGGGAGAAGGATATACACCTGATAAATGCCATTTACGCCTTCCCCTAGAGAAGCTGTTAACCAGCCATCCTTTCTATCATTGCCATTGTAAAAGGGTGCTGCAATCCTGGGCAGCGATGCTGAGGCTCAGGATATGGAGCTTGGGCTTGctgtcttctccttcctttggaaaacagCTCCTCCATCTGCAGGCTCTTTCTTGACCACCCTCTGAACTGAATTGCTACAGGGCTGCCCCATTTGGCATTAATACAGGCACCAGTATTTATCTCGGGAAGGGCGTGCATCCAGCTAGCAGAGTGTAACAGCCCTCCTGTGCCAGCACAGGCTAGATGTATCCATTGTAACATCTCCTAAATGCTGAAGAGCTCAGATGTTGTGGGCCAAGGATTTCATAGAAGCTGAAGTCAAAGTGAAGGCCTACCttagatgttttgtttttactagGGCAGAAGTTTCTCTGTTATGTATCATACATATTTCTTGCTGATGTGCTTTCAGTTCACGTGTACAAACAAAATACACCAAAGTATGCCAATTGTTGAAGAATAAAATCACTTTCTAGTAGTGCAGACATAGAATCGATTGACAGCTGGAAGTTTGCTATCATTGAAACCTGTTATCTGGAAACTTCTGCTAAAGTGCCGGCAATAACACTTCTGTCTGAAGTACAGACTTCATTCAAATTTGctcagttcatttttttcattttgaagaatTCTTTCTGTAGTCTAGGAAAAGTCTTAAGAAAGAAGATTATTTCTAGAATTTCACTGCAGTTAAATCTGCCTGTGTAACATTGCCTcagagcagggatgcagctggcTAGCTCACTGTTTCAGTGCTACTGCCAGGCTCTTTTGTCTGTAGAAATCTGCAAACAGTCAAGCTTTTTGATTACTAAGTCAAtggatgaaaatatttctttgatgTCTCACTTCTGTCCTAAATCTCTACGTTCCACACTATGTTAATGCAACAAAATGCAGCTGAGTTCTGTTGAAAAGCTCTATTGAGTGTTATTAAATTAACTGTCTGCATTCTAGTGTATTGGATCTCTATTTCCTAGAAACAGTAGCTTTGGGTAAAGAACATAAGGTAATTTGGACTGGATTCTCAGAAAGCACCGACTACATAACCTCTGCTGTCTGACTTTCTAAAACCGCTTCCTTTTTCATACAGTATTTTCAAGTCATTTAGGTGGTCAGACTAGAGAAGAAATTGTTTAAGTCCTTTATTACAAAGATCAAAAGTCATTGTTACCATTTACATACACAATTTACAAATTATACACAAAGGAAATACCAGATACGCAAGAACTGACAGCTTGCTTCAGCCCAAGTTGGGGGTGGGACAGTGTAGTTGTTTCCCTGCTTTAtttactggaagaaaatatatgtttgttttttgtcaTCCGTACGTGTTAAACACTATCTAGTGTTTATGTAGCACCTTTATCTTAACCATGCAAATGCTTACATGCTTATCTTTATTTGAAAGAGTGCAATGCACATATAAACATGTGCTGGGATCTGCACTCTTCACGCTTCTGAGTGTTTGTTGGTCAGAAATCCTGTTGGTTTTGGTATAATACAGCGGTCAGGCTTGAGAAAGTTGATTTGTAGGATTTAGCAGATTTGAGCAATGtgtcattaaaacaaatgtgtaGATTACTACCAGAACGCTAAGAACTAAATTAAGTATGGCTGCTGTATCTTTCAAGAATACTATGTGATCTTAAGATAGATATTAGCCGTGTTGTTAGATGTCTTCGATACCACAACTGAtttattgcttttccttcattcaGGTTAGCACGTTTTATACAGTTTCCTAAAGCTATTTCAGAGACTGGGAAACTTAACAACAAAGAATCCTATTTTGAGAGATTTGGTAAATTAGTAAACTTCACAGAATGTCTTACAGCACTTAACAAAAGGGAGAATGATTTTCCAAACCCCCGGTATGAGAGCACAATATCAACAGTGCAGTAGCTGCCATTTAGCTAAACCTACACATACCCATAATCTGCACTTTTTGCTGTCCACTGGGATGACATGTAACACAAAATGCTTAAAGTGCACACCGATTTAGGAGCAAACACAACTGTAAGTACAGAAATCACTGATGTGATGTGGCATCCAAATTCTAAGcaataaagcaaaacacttcaCAAAAGTTGTTACATCTAGTGGGAATAATCCAAATACTTACAACAGTATTATGACAGTATGACTTTCTACCCAGCTATCAAATATTCTTTACCATGAACTTTTCAGTATTCTCAGGGTGATAGATAAAGAGCGTTGCAGATGTCATggtaaattaaaatacagtaataggCAAAGATTTCAATGGCACCAGCTGTATATACAGCGTAGTCATCAGAACCTTATGGAACACAGCAATGTTACGGTATGCCTTTGTTAAGGCTTCTTGCTGGTTTAAAAAGGTAGATTTTTTCCTTAGGGAGATTGTCCAGCAGTATTGGTTTCACTCTCTTCAGTGGAAGGTCTCTTTATTGATCCACATAAGACTGCGCGTTTCGTTTGGTTTGCATTCGTACTCAATACTGCCAAAACTGTTTCCCCACTGGCAGTGATCCCGTTTGTGGTAGTTGTAGAATTTGACTTGCCAGACTGTTTCAAAAACGCCAATGTCGTTAAACTGCAAGGAAGAGGGAATAGCAGGGTTAGTGAGCTGATTATTTTGTTGATTTCTCTCCTTTAATGAGAAACAACACTCTTATGAAACCGTGGAACGTAAAGCAGCTGACAGGAGGATTATTGTTCCTCAAGTCAATAAATCAAAGACCCATAAAGCCTGCTTTAGCAGTCACAAAGTCTTTTATGTTTAGGCATACGTAAAACATAAAGGATCAGATTCTCCACGTATTGTCCTCTTTCACTGATATCTGGGAAAGGCAAGGGAGTAAAAATGTTCAAGTTCTCATCTGGATAAATGTTACTGACAGCAAGAATCAAAGCTGCAATCCTTCTTAAGATGACACAGCAGTAGCTGGCCTGATGATCTTGGCTTGCATATGCTGTAGGTCAATCAGCACTGATCTGTAATGACACAGGTCATCACCTCACCTTCATACCCTACCTAGAGGCTGCAGTTAGCATTGGTaagtttccttcttttgcttaattgtatttttttttctctgctgtattttatttgctctgttATATTTTGTAGGCTTGCGTTGGCAGAGTCTTGATTGAGACACGCTGCTATGAGACCACTCACTTCTTCCCTGGAATTCTCTTCTGCAAGTTACATGAAACTTACGCAAAAGAAGTTCTTTGTGCATTTCTTTAATTGCTAGTTGTACTACGATACTGCAGCTTTTCAAACTTAGATAGGAGTAACAGAAGCCAGGAAGGAGATAATCAGTGTGTTTAGCCGGTAACTGTCTAATACAGTGAAGGAGTAGACATTAACGGTAAGTTATCTGATTGTGCTTGCAACTTTGAAGTGAATGAGACTATGGTTACATTAAGTTCTGTAGAATAAaatctcctttctgtttttttaagcactgcTGGACACCCTTAGAATATCAGAAAAACCCTATGAGTGAGGCTTTCAAGGATAGATTTCAGTTATAATGGTGATGTAAAATGTGGGTTTCTGTGCCTTGAGACCTTGCAGAGATTCTGAAGTGTGGGTGTGAAGCCTGTACATATTGCTGTTGGTCCCAGTAGTATGGCTTGTTGATTGTGCTATGTTGTTAGAAGATACTACACAGTGGATTCAGCGCTACTGAAGAGCACTgttcttcaacattttttccttttgaatattTCCATCACTCACTTTAATGACAGCTTCTTCACTTGACTGTTTTCCATTCCCATCACGTGTCTGGGAGCTGACCTTTGATCATCTGCCCGTTTTAATCACACTTGCAATGTCAGTATGAAAGCCCTTTTACAAAGTGACTCTTCCCGAGTTGCAAGCAGAGCCTTCTGTATCCAGTTTTCTCAGAAGGAcatctttttaattattttttttaagtcaagaTGTGGTTTGTAAGCTGCTGCTGCATAATGGACCTTGCTTTAAACCTTCCCCCAGACCACTGTGGTAAGTTAAATTTAGCCATGACAACAGCAGGAGTTGCTGTGTGCTGTTAGTGGAAGGTTTTTATTCATCTCCAGTTCCAAGTGTTACCTTAAAGGagcagctgaaatatttctacCGCTTCCTTTGACTAAAAGAGGATGAGATGTACAGGCTATTTTATCTCTCCCTAAATCTAAAAGCTTAATtaaggatatattttttaattaaacatctCTGTTAGTAACCCTGATACACTCATAATGCAAGATAGTAAAGCTTAAGCACATCGGGTATTACGGTGCGCAATCCACAAAGAGCAATTGTCAGAGGAGCATCAGCCACCCTCAGTGTGcaaactgaggaagaaaaagcttttctaacaGCATTTGTAGAAGGTGATATGGTACAAGAGCAGCATTTCATCTATGTATGGAGGATCTGAATTTCAACAGGatagaggaagaaaacaaattctatCTACCCGCAATGACCCAGTCTGCTGAGCTACCCTGAGCAGTTTGACTGCTGTGGATTtccaggagaaggaaagaattaaTTGCAGAGCTTTTCTGGTACCctgtgcccccacccccccaccccgccccagCCCAGTACTTAGCAGatacagcagctctgtggcatAATGAGCATCCTGCATGCTTAGAGCTCCCCTGAATTCCTATGGCTCTGCCACTGAATCCTGGCTTCTCCACTAGGACTGTGTACGGGGttccccagggaggggggatGGCCCTTGGAAGCCTATTTCCCTGTCTGCTGTCCTCTGTCATCCAGTGCTATAGGTGTGAATAGTTATTTAATCACTCCCTCTGAATTTGCATGCTAGGATGATTTGGTGTCTGGTTATTACTGGGAGTAGAAGTCTTTATTCAATCTTACTTTAGACTGACCAAGAATAACATGAGACCCAAAGAGAGGTTTCTAACTTAGTATTTGTTAGACAATTCAGCAGTTTCTGGAGAACACGCATAATTGAGCATTCAGGTAACAGAAATGCATCCTCTGATTCTGAATTCACAAACAGGATTGTTGTTTTATGTGTATAAACTATGCTGTAATAGGTCAGATGTCTACTAGTCAGTTAAAGTAGGAccacaaataattatttgtctAAAGTTTTGAAATGGatgggaaataaattattatggACTTCTATGGACCTTCTGTCTTTCAAGCATTAGACAGGCTGTATCAGTTTGGTTTTTAACTGCAAGACTGGCCTCACAATCTATTTCTAATGTGAGTTCAGATCTTAGGCCTTCAATAGTGTCCTTATTTCCCTGGGATGCATCGGGATCCTGCCTCTTCCAGAAAAGGAACTGGAGGCAGAAGTTCCTCATAGCTGAAGGAAATAGGAAAATTTAAAGCTGTATGCGATAAGCCCAGTTTTGAAGATTCAGGACGTAGGTATTAGAAGCAGTTTTTAGACTGGGGTATCTGAGGCTGGTCCCCTAAATCTGTTACGGCTCTGTCTGGCTAAGCAGCTAAATGATGAGTTAAACATGTTAAATCCCTATCGAGTTTCCTATACTTAATACTTAGAAGTATCAATTGTGGATGTACAAGTCTGTACTGAAGAACCTCTCTATCAAGACGAGATCCTAAAAGGGGTTGAGGACCTGCTTAATGCTTGAAAATCCTATTAGCTTCATGGTTAGTACTGCAGGATTCCATTTGTAACAACATCTCTTTGGGCAAATATTGTGGCTACCCCTCCTGATGCCACAACAAACCACGGCAGAGCTTGTAGCTGAAAATCAGACCCTCCAGGCGTTTCTTGgaattactgtatttctgaCTGACTTGGTTTCTCCATAAGAAAAGTCAAACTTCCAGATTTTCAGAGTTCACATCAGTGCTACACTTAAGGGTAAAGGTGGCTATCAAAACAGGGATGCCTTTAGTCAAagaagctgggtttttttggaagcaCGGCCCTTTCACCTCCTGGTGTAAGGACATGGTGAAATATAACTGTAATACTAAACAACGGCACCCAGCAGCCCTGTTCTGCTGGTTGAGAAGTCATACTGGGGGTTTGGGTTTCCTGGGTGTGAAGAGGAGATGACCGTATAGAAAAGTGATTAACGTGAACAAATACTTCAGGGCAGTCTTATTAACGTAAGATTATAAAGCGGTAAGTGTTAATGAGATGTAGGTCTCCAAAATAAAGTTAGGCATGCTGTAATTACTAGAAACACCAAATGGAGATATTACAGTTCTTATTCAGAAGGGTATTGCCATGCTAAATGAtgattccagaaaaaaatagtgaagATAAAGATCAAGATAAAGTCTTGTGTGCAGTGgagcaaaagtgagaaagctGAAATCTGGTGGGCTTGGCAAGGTTCTAAACTTGTGTAAGTTGGAACAGACCCTTAAGAGAGCTTCAGATGAAGATGGCTTACTGCCCTCTTTCCCCTTTTGGCACAGGAGGCGTAGAACATACAGCAGGAATCCCTCACAACAGTAAtaggagagggggaaaaaacccgcaaacaaccaaaccaaagccaaagcaaaacaaatctcCCTCTGCACCCCGAGCCTACCACCCAAAGAGTGCTGTGGAAATCTTACTGCTGGTTCTCCCTGTCTTCCATCTCAGCTCTGTTGCCTTTCAGGTTGAAGCTTTTGCCATCTCACTGTGGGGCCATGGCACATACTGATTCTGGCCCTTGGAACTTCTCTTTAAGCTTGGGGTGAGGAACCACTTGAATAAGAACTTAGGTTTGTGGATGCAGAGATCATGTGGTAATGGAAGCAtatggggaaagggagaagacagcctttggggtggggtggtgcGTGTTCTCATGGCTGCTTTCGGCCTCTGGCATCCTGCAGATGACAGGTGGAAGGGGAGAGTAATCAGCCCTTGTGCTTGGGGCATGCTCTGCTCCAAAAATCCTGGTGGTGCTGTACACCAAGGGCTTGGGTTTGGGCTTGCCTGGTTCCTAGCCAGGGACCTTGGTGGGGGTGGCCTGAAGTCTGTAAGAAGCCCTGCAGAAGAGGTGAGAGGTTCAGctcacatttctttctgctgcagcaccccAAAGGTGCTTTGCACGCCTCTAGAAATCCCCCTACTGCATCCTGGCCCTTGCTGCTCTCTTGGCTTCCCCTTGGGAAGCAGAGCTTGTGTTTTCCAGCTAGGTTATAACCAGTGGTGTTactgacagaaagcaaagaggagggcagcagctccGCCCTGGAATATTTCACCTCCACACCTCTCTCTGTCAGACAAGCCCCTAATGCCCTCCCTCATCTTCCCATGCCAGGCTGGGAGAACCTCATACCTGCATGTTGACCTGGATGGGCTGTCTCTCCCCGCTTTTGGTGTGGGGTACTCCTTCTGTGTCGTAGATCCCGATGTAAGAGGCCACCTGTGCATCCCTCGATTTCTCTTCCAGCGGGACATTGACACCCCCGATGCCCATTGTCCTGCAAAGAGACGGATGGGATCCAACCTTCAGCAGCCCAGCACGGCACCTCCCCTGGCAGCTTGGAACCGGCGTGGGcttgcagcctggcagcctcTGTGCGGG
Encoded here:
- the CNRIP1 gene encoding CB1 cannabinoid receptor-interacting protein 1 — encoded protein: MDDIPGLVKISVSLKIQPNDGAVYFKVDGQRFGQNRTIKLLTGAKYKIEVALRPGTVQATTMGIGGVNVPLEEKSRDAQVASYIGIYDTEGVPHTKSGERQPIQVNMQFNDIGVFETVWQVKFYNYHKRDHCQWGNSFGSIEYECKPNETRSLMWINKETFH